A genomic segment from Pseudopipra pipra isolate bDixPip1 chromosome 14, bDixPip1.hap1, whole genome shotgun sequence encodes:
- the TRADD gene encoding tumor necrosis factor receptor type 1-associated DEATH domain protein: MAGSSTPWIGSAYLFLQSTSKTVVLPSLYESSQEKPGVFRALKLALADSTGSMNGVDMLKVHCSHPQLIVQLKFCRQENCRRFLRSYRDGALQRALQNHLQLSLAMTTVPLEMELKTGSEHLDNMLKDEDRCLECIYREKPDRLRDEELTELEEHLKSLTVHQSTNNNVAIKDCAPLESPSLPYPSPGSSLPPPGTFIFQGQQFDNRTITLDDHQKFAKLVSKKWKQVGRSLQKSCRALRDPVIDNLALEYEREGLYEQAYQLLLKFIQSEGKKATIARLITALEENGLISLAEELLGLHSNEDCS; encoded by the exons ATGGCAGGCAGCTCCACTCCCTGGATTGGCAGTGCTTACCTGTTCCTCCAGTCGACGAGCAAGACCGTCGTTCTGCCATCCCTCTATGAGAGCTCCCAGGAGAAGCCCGGTGTGTTCAGGGCACTGAAGCTGGCATTGGCAG ACTCCACGGGCAGCATGAATGGTGTGGACATGCTGAAGGTGCACTGCAGCCACCCCCAGCTGATAGTGCAGCTCAAGTTCTGCAGGCAGGAGAACTGCCGCCGCTTCCTGCGCAGTTACCGCGACGGAGCGCTCCAGAGGGCCCTCCAGAATCACCTCCAGCTCTCCTTGGCCATGACCACTGTGCCTCTGGAAATGGAGCTGAAGACTGGCAGTGAGCACCTTGACAACATGCTGAAGGATGAGGATCGTTGCCTGGAGTGCATCTACAGAGAAAAG CCTGACCGCCTGCGCGACGAGGAGCTCACGGAGCTGGAGGAACACCTCAAGAGCCTGACTGTCCACCAGAGCACCAACAACAATGTGGCTATAAAAGACTGTGCACCTCTCGAGTCCCCATCTCTGCCTTATCCTTCTCCAGGCAGCTCCCTTCCCCCACCAGGCACCTTCATCTTCCAGGGACAGCAGTTTG ACAACAGAACAATCACCCTGGATGACCACCAGAAATTTGCCAAGCTCGTGTCCAAGAAGTGGAAGCAGGTGGGTCGCTCTTTGCAGAAGAGCTGCCGGGCCCTGCGGGATCCTGTCATTGACAACCTGGCCCTGGAGTACGAGCGAGAGGGACTCTATGAACAGGCCTATCAGCTGCTCCTCAAGTTCATCCAGTCAGAGGGCAAGAAGGCCACAATAGCACGGCTGATCACAGCCCTGGAAGAAAACGGTCTCATCAGCTTGGCTGAGGAGCTCCTGGGCCTCCACTCCAACGAGGACTGCTCCTAG